The following coding sequences are from one Lolium rigidum isolate FL_2022 chromosome 6, APGP_CSIRO_Lrig_0.1, whole genome shotgun sequence window:
- the LOC124661864 gene encoding pentatricopeptide repeat-containing protein At2g37320-like translates to MLLGIFKGRPHTTSAVCRWVYPWTASVMHKHSHLLWYRFSNHLPSFSLVRLFMENFGTHLPRKRSKKQGGRDTCDALRVLHLVPGKGYDGKEEGPSHHRIISDCMHDILGVQSENHGLKNGKLQFVNSSSNPAQILPNTIDSHDISACPFMNKHSKGNKFMLLVELHRRGISADVSILTSAVSFYAVKQSIRGGAQLHALLMKVGCDLSVFSGTSLISLYARCCQLENAYHIFQSMPVKNTVSWTALISGYAQDNQIEPCLQVFQLMRQSACRPNDITFATIFSVCTNHALLALGRSVHGLELRMGFDLCVHVSNALISMYAKCGSIDEAQSIFQRIACKDLVSWNSMIFGYSQYGLADRCLSLLKDMEAEHIVPDVISFLGILSSCRHACLVEEGRLCFKAMIQLGIKPELDHYSCMVDLLGRAGLLDEAWNLIHAMSMSPNAVIWGSLLAACRMHGNIPIGIHAAEHRLKLEPGCAATHIQLANLYASIDCWSDVARVRKMMKEKGLKTNTGCSWIEIGSKVYSFTAENRSKNHQVNDVLAVLDCLRSHMVYKYDVLIDGLEFDDPQHFNVSFSTE, encoded by the coding sequence ATGCTGCTAGGCATTTTCAAAGGCAGGCCTCACACAACTTCTGCCGTCTGCCGGTGGGTTTACCCATGGACAGCTTCAGTCATGCACAAACACAGCCATCTCCTCTGGTACCGTTTCAGCAACCATTTACCATCATTTTCATTGGTCCGTCTATTTATGGAAAATTTCGGCACGCACTTACCACGCAAGAGATCAAAAAAGCAAGGGGGTCGCGACACCTGCGATGCACTGAGAGTTTTGCATCTCGTGCCAGGCAAGGGATATGATGGCAAAGAGGAAGGTCCGTCCCATCACCGCATTATCAGCGACTGTATGCATGACATCTTGGGAGTTCAATCAGAAAATCATGGTTTGAAGAATGGAAAATTACAGTTTGTTAACTCAAGCAGTAATCCAGCGCAAATTTTACCCAATACCATTGACTCCCACGATATCTCCGCTTGCCCTTTCATGAATAAACACTCAAAGGGAAACAAGTTTATGCTACTTGTGGAGTTGCATAGGAGAGGAATAAGTGCGGATGTATCTATTTTAACATCTGCCGTGAGTTTTTATGCTGTTAAGCAATCCATTAGGGGAGGTGCTCAGCTCCATGCCCTACTGATGAAAGTTGGCTGTGACTTGTCTGTCTTTTCTGGTACCTCTCTGATCAGCTTATATGCAAGGTGTTGTCAATTGGAGAATGCTTACCATATTTTTCAGAGCATGCCAGTTAAAAATACTGTGTCGTGGACAGCACTCATTTCTGGTTATGCCCAGGATAATCAGATCGAGCCATGCCTCCAGGTATTTCAGTTGATGAGGCAGTCAGCATGCAGGCCTAATGACATCACATTTGCCACTATCTTCAGTGTGTGCACTAACCACGCACTTCTGGCACTTGGTAGAAGTGTTCATGGTTTAGAACTGAGAATGGGTTTTGATTTGTGTGTGCATGTCTCGAATGCACTCATATCAATGTATGCAAAGTGTGGGAGTATAGATGAGGCCCAATCCATATTTCAGAGGATTGCTTGCAAGGACCTGGTTTCTTGGAATTCCATGATCTTTGGATATTCACAGTATGGCCTTGCTGACCGTTGCCTAAGCTTGCTAAAAGATATGGAGGCGGAGCACATAGTGCCAGACGTAATCTCTTTCCTTGGCATCCTGTCATCGTGCCGGCATGCATGCCTTGTAGAAGAAGGCCGCCTCTGTTTCAAGGCGATGATCCAACTTGGAATAAAACCAGAGCTAGATCACTACTCATGTATGGTAGACCTCCTCGGCCGGGCAGGATTGCTTGATGAAGCATGGAATTTGATACATGCCATGTCCATGTCCCCCAATGCAGTCATATGGGGTTCTCTGCTGGCTGCCTGTAGGATGCATGGAAACATTCCGATTGGCATCCATGCTGCAGAGCACCGCCTTAAGCTGGAGCCAGGGTGTGCTGCAACTCATATACAGCTAGCAAATTTATACGCCAGCATTGATTGCTGGAGTGATGTGGCCAGAGTGAGGAAGATGATGAAGGAGAAAGGACTAAAGACGAACACCGGTTGCAGTTGGATAGAAATTGGTAGTAAGGTTTATAGTTTCACAGCAGAGAACAGATCAAAGAACCACCAAGTAAACGATGTGCTGGCTGTTCTTGACTGCCTGCGGTCTCATATGGTATACAAGTACGATGTGCTGATAGATGGTCTTGAGTTTGATGACCCTCAACATTTCAATGTAAGTTTTAGCACTGAATAA